The Amycolatopsis sp. DG1A-15b genome contains the following window.
AACCGCCGCGTGGTTCGTCGCCGTAACCGGCCGGAGCCAGTTTCGCGACAAGCTCGGCGACCTTCTCCTCGCCAGCGAAGGCCCCAGGGCCGGCCGGGCGTACTGCCTGGCCCTGACCTGCCTTGGCACCGAAGCCGACGCGGCCCACCTCATCGCCTACCTTGACCGATATCTGCTCCGGCCGGACCTCAACTACGACCAGCCCGAGGCCCTGGGTGCGCTCTTGTGCCTCGACAAGGCACTCGGCACCGGCCACACCACCCGCTTTGTCGAACCCGGCGGTCTCTGGTGGCAATATTGCGGCGCGCTACCCGCCGGGGCCTGGGTACCGTCACCGCAAGACGCACAGTGGTCCATCAGCCAGATGTGCGCACTCGCAAGGGAAAGCGCGCACTCCGGATCATTTGACGATCGTAACGACCGCTACTGATCTCCACTACTGCCAGACGGACACGGATGGACTGACAGTCCAACGTCCGCTCATGCCGACGAGCGGATTTCTCGCATACAGGCTCCGGCGGCCTTGCATTCGTGATGCGGTCCGGTCGCGATATTCGGTGAGGGTTGGCGTGCGGTATAGGCCGGCCATCCCGTCACCGGGACCGCACTGCCGCAACGCTGGCGTCACCGTGATGACGCTCGTAGCCGATGCGCGGTGCCGGTAGGGGTTGTTCGAAGGCGACTTCGGGATTGTCCGCCGAGACGTCGTCCAGGACGGGTCGGGGCGTGCTCTTCAGGTGCAGGTCGAAGAAGGCGGTGACGTAGGTGCGGGTGATCTCGACGGCCCGCTGGGCGGGGAGTTCGGTCGAGTCGGGCACGCCGAGCAGGTTTTCCAGGATAGGGATGTCGGTGAAGCTGCCGTGTTGGGCGCCGGCGACGGTGAGCCAGCGTTTCCAGCCGTCGAGGTGGGGCCAGTCGCGGTCCCAGGTGTGGTCGCGGCCGGGAGCGTGGTCGGCTCGGGTGCCGAGCAGCAGGAAGGCACGGCCGCCGAGGCCGGTGGGCGGGACCGCTGGGCGGAACGTGCCGTCCATGTTCACGCCGGCGCGGATACGCGGGTCAGCGGCCATCGCGGTGGCGCTCGCAGCGCCGCCGATGGAGTGGCCGGCCATGCCGATCCGGTCGGGGTCGATCAGCTTGGCGTATCGCCAGCCGGCGTGGTGACCGGTGACCTGGTCGAGCACGAACGAGATGTCCCGTGCCCGGCTGACGGCGATGGCGGCGGGGCCGCCCTCCGGTGGCTGGTCGCAGATGGCACAGGTCAGGGTGCGTCCGTCGGGGAAGGTCGTCCCGGAGGACTCGTAGGTGTGGTCGACCAGCGCGACCATGTAGCCGTGGCTGGTCAGGTCTTCGGCGAGGCTGGTGAGGGTGGCCCTGGGCAGGGTGAGGCCCGGGGAGAGCACGACCAGTGGGAACGGGCCGGGCGCCGGACGTGCGTCGGTGCGGGCGTGGACGGGCAAGCCGCTGATGACCTCGGGTGGCGCCGTCGCGTCCGGGGCTTTGCGCTCGAGCAGCAGCTGGGCTTCCGCCCGTGTCATGTACGACGCGGGCCGGCCGGTACCGGGTCGTGCGGGGTAGTACATCGAGACCATCAGCTGCCGGGCCCCGGCTTCGGGGACCCAGGGGTCGGTGCGGTGGTGGTCGGCCAGCTCGAGCACGTCCCGGCCGACCGCGTACCGGCCGGTGGGGCGCGGCAGTCCTGTATGGACCGTGGCGGGAGTCGCCGACGCGACGGCCGGCGCACTCAGCAGGGTGAGGCAGATGACGAGCGTGAGAAGACGTTTCATCACTGTCCTTTCAGGTCACACGTCGCGGCGGTGGACGGCGAACACGGTGAGCAGGGCCGCGATCAGCGGCCAGAGCACGAACACGGCCCAGGAGCCGGAAGTGGTGGGTAGTGCATCGCTGACGCGGGGGTGCAGCTGGGACAGGCAGTTGCGCCACACGTAAAGCGGAACAGTGGCGTAGAGGTCGTTGGCCCACTGGTAGACGGTGGGTTTGAAGAACGACGGCACGACGACCAGCACGGCACACACCGCAACGACGGTGGCGGCGGTGTGCCGCAGCAGCGCACCGAGTCCCATGCCGGCCAGTGCGGCGATCGGGGCGAGCAGCGTGTCGGCGGCGAGGACGCGCAGGACGCCGGGATCGGTGAGGGAAACGTCGAGTTGGCGGCCGGACAGGATGGCCTGGCTCGCGGCGAACGACGCCAGCACGACGAGTGCGCCGAAGGCGAGCATGACACCCGCAACGAGCGTCAGCTTCGCGGCCGCCACGCGGTGGCGCGTGGGGACCGCGGCGAGGGTGGGGCGGATCAGGCCGGTGGCGTACTCGCCGACGATGGTCAGGGCGCCCACGCTGCCGGCGCCGATCAAGAGCAGGGCGGCGGTCGCGGTGTCGAGGATCTCCGTCATGGGGTCGTACCCGGCGCGTTCGCGTGGGGTGTAGGTCGGCCAGTCGGCGTAGGTGCTGGCGCTGCCGTGCACGGAAAGCCCGATCAGCACCACCGCGCCGATCCCGAGCAGCCAGCGTGTCGAGCGCAGCGACCACAGTTTGATCCACTCGGCGGCGATCAGGTCGCGGAACCGGGCGGGAGTGGTGATCGTGGTCATCGGCGCTCACCGGCCAGGTACTCGACGCGGCCGGCGGTGAGCTCCATGAACGCCTGCTCCAGCGACGCGGTACGGGTGGCGAGTTCGTGCAGCACGATCCCGTGTCCGAACGCGACCTCACCGATCCGGGCCGCGCTCATCCCGGTCACCGACAGCGCCCCGGCCCCGTCGGGTGCGACGGAGGCGCCGGCGTGGGTGAGGACCTGGGCGAGTTCCGTCGCGGCGGGCGTTCGCACCGAGACCAGTGCGCCGGTGCCGCGCGCGGCGAACTCGGCGACGGTCTCTTCCGCGATCAGCTCGCCTCGGCCGATGACCACGAGCCGATCCGCGGTGTGCTCCATCTCGCTCATCAGGTGGCTGGACACCAGGACCGTGCGCCCCTGCGCGGCGAGCGACCGGAACAGGTCGCGCACCCAGCGCACCCCCTCCGGGTCCAGTCCGTTGACCGGCTCGTCGAACAGCAGCACCGGCGGGTCACCCAGCAGGGCCGTGGCGATGCCCAGCCGCTGCCGCATCCCGAGGGAGAACCCGCCGACCCGGCGGCGTGCCACCCCGACGAGCCCCACCTCGTCCAGCACCTCGCCGACGCGACGCTTCGGCAGGCCGTTGGTGCGCGCCAGCGCGGACAGGTGCGCCGCCGCGCTGCGCCCGCCGTGCACGTCGTTCGCGTCGAGGAGCGCACCGACGTGGCGCAAGCCGGCACCTACGGCGGTGAACGGCCGGCCGTCCACGGTGGCGGTCCCGCTGGTCGGCCGGTTCAGGCCGAGGATCATCCGCAGCGTGGTGCTCTTGCCGGCGCCGTTCGGGCCGAGGAATCCCGTGACGTGCCCCGGTCGCACCGTGAAGGTCAGGTCTTTCACGGCGAGGACGTCGCCGTAGCGTTTGGTCAGCCTGTTGACTTCGATCACGTGATCAAGATGCCGCCGACCGTGCGGGCAGGACATCCCGCCGCGGGCCAGATCCGCATCGGCCGATCGGCCTGTGGGCCTAGGCCTGGAGACCGATGCCGGGGTTCGGTCGCGGGTGGCACGATCGGGGTGTGCCCGATGATCCACCGCGCCGGCTGCCACCCCTTGCGTGGGCGGCGCTCACGGTGTGCGGCTTCGCCGTGGTGCTCTACGGCGCCCTGGGGTCCGGTCCGGAACCGGCGCACCAACAAACGCCCGCGGCCTGGCAGCAGTGGGCAGCGTCGCTGGTGCTCGCCCTGCCGCTGGGCTGGGTCCGCCGACGGCCGTCCCCCGTGCTCGCCGCCCTCCTGACCGGCATGGTCGTGGCCACCGCGCTGCACGCACGCACCGGGCAGATCTGGCCGCTCGTGCTCGCCGCGGACGTGCTGGTCGGCCTGATCACGACGACGGCTTCCCGTCGCGCCGGCGTCACCGCCGCGATCGTCAGTCTTGCTGTGCAGGAAGCGGTGTGGCAGCTGGACCTGTGGACCGGCGGCGGGAAGAGCAGGGCGCTGGCCGTGGGCATGGTCGGGCTCACGGTCCTGATCGCCCTGTTCGTCCTGCTCGCCTGGATCACCGGGACCACGATCCGGCAGCGCCGCGAGCACGCGGCCGTCCTGCACACCCATGCCGCCGCCGAGGCGGCCACGGCCGAGCGGCTGCGCATCGCCCGCGAACTGCACGACATGGTCGCCCACAGCATCGGCGTCATCGCCTTCCAGTCCGGCGCGGCCCGGCGGGTGATCGACACCCGGCCCGACGACGCGAAAACCGCGCTGACCGCCATCGAGACGACCAGCCGCGACACCCTCAAGGAGTTGCGGCACGTACTCGGCGCACTGCGGGACACCCGGCCAACCGGACTGTCCGATGGGGATCGTCTGACCGAGATGGCGGCGGCTGCCGCTGTCCACGTCGACGTGCGGTGGCGCGGGCGGCGTCGCCCGCTACCCGCCAACCTCGAGGAGTCCGCGTTCCGGATCATCCAGGAGTCGGTGACCAACGTGGCCCGCCACGCCGACACCGACCGGTGCCAGGTGCTGATCGACTACTCCGACGGCGAACTGCGCATCGAGATCCTCGACGAGGGAACCGGCACCACAGCGGGAGAAACCGGATACGGCATCCCCGGGATGCGCGAACGTGTCGCCCTCCTCGGCGGCCACTTCAGCGCGGGCCCCCGAGCCGAGGGCGGCTTCCGGGTGACCGCTCGGCTACCGTTGCCACGGGAGGCAGGATGACGATCCGGGTGGTGCTCGCCGACGACCAGCCGCTGATCCGCGCCGGCCTGTGCATGGTCATCACCGACGCACCCGACATCGAGGTCGTCGGAGAAGCCGGCAGCGGGACCGAGGCGGTCCGGCTGACCAGGGAGCTGCGCCCGGACGTGGTCGTCATGGACATCCGCATGCCCGGCATGAACGGCATCGAAGCCACCCGGATGATCACCACCGAATCCCGCGTCGTCATCCTCACCACGTTCGACGATGACGACAACGTCTACGCCGCCCTGCGCGCGGGAGCGAGCGGATTCCTCGTCAAGGACATGGCACTGGACGACATCCTCACCGCCGTCCGCGTGGTCGCCGCGGGGAACGCCCTGATCGCACCGGCCGTCACCCGCCGGCTCATCGAGGAGTTCGCCGCCCGCCCCCGACCCGCCTCGCCCCCACGCAAGCTCGACGCCGTCACCGAACGAGAACACCAGGTGCTGGTCCTGGTGGCCCGCGGCCTGTCCAACCACGAGATCGCCACACACCTGCACATCAGCCACGGCACCGCCAAAGCCCACGTCGCCAACCTGCTCACCAAACTCGCCGCCCGCGACCGGGTCCAGCTCGTCATCACCGCCTACGAAGCCGGCCTCATGACCTCGACCCCGTGACAGCCAGGTCTGCGATGTTCCCAGGTTCCAATACCAAACTCCGCTAATGCCGCTGAGCGCGCGTTGTGTCCTGTCAAGCCGATGAGCGGGCGGGCACGCCTGCGTCCCGCAGCTGCCTTCCGTTCGCTCGCCAAGATACCCGGCGGCTGATCTCGCACTCGACTATCAGGCCCCCTGCGCAGATCCCGGCAGGTCAGTCCTACGCCCGCAGTGTCGAGCGTGCTGCCGCGGCGCTTCCCGAAGGTGGTCAGCTGAGCCCGCCGTCGTGTGTATTGCTGGGCACGTATGGGAAATTGGCGTGCGTGGAGACGGAACCGGTGGGCACAATTGCGGTATGAACACCAACCCGTCGACGGCGCAAATGCGATTTGCCGATCCCGGTGTATCGCTGTACGCCTTGACGGTGACCACCGATCTGGCCTCGACATCGACACCGGGCTACGAGAGGGCCCTTGGCGTTCACGTCCGGTCATGGCGATGTGGCTGCCTTCCGACCCGAATCAGGGCAGGATGGACACGTGGGCTACAGCGTCAATCTCATCAAGGGCGAGGTGGTGATCCCTGCCACCCGGACGGACCTCGCGCTGAGTGCGATCCACGCGTTGAACCAGCACGACGACCTCAAGAGCGGGTGGACCCGGATCGAGCACCCGGACGGGACCTTCGGCCGACGACCACACTGGGCGTTCACCGATGCCGCCGAGATAGCGGCAGCGCAGACCTTGCCCGAGATGCTGCGGGCCTTCCGGTACGAGGCAATGACGGAACCGGACGGCGAGGTCTACGGCGTCGAATTGATCGGCGGAACGCGCACAGCAGGAGACGACGTACACCTCTGGGGAGCCCTCGCACCGTACGTCGAGGCTGGCGGAGAGCTCATCTGGCTTGGCGAAGACGACAAGCTGCAGCGGTGGAGTTTCGACGGAAGCACCATGACAGTCGCTGACGGTCGAATGGTCTTCTTCCGCTAGCTGATCGGCGTGAGTGTCACCCCGACCTGAAAGCGTCGCTCACGTCCGCTCATGCCGACGAGCGTGCGTTCAACTTCGTGAACCGATGTCGTGCCACCCGGTGATCCACTGGATCAGGGTTTCGACGTGACCGGGGACCAGCACGGTCCCACCGTGTACTTGAACCCCTCACCGTGGAGTTCGATCCGGCACCTCGGGAAGTCGGCCACTCGAGTCGGGGGCGGCCGAGGAACGCTTACGCGCTCCCCTAGCCTGGTTCAGGGCCTCCCTCGGAGCGGCAACTCTCGCAGTTCAGCGGGAGGGTGCCCGTACATCAGGTGAATCCTCAGCAGAGCCGGCGCCCGGGCTGCACAGCTACCT
Protein-coding sequences here:
- a CDS encoding DUF6000 family protein; the protein is MHRPDDAPALAELIPRYVTPGRRYLRLGGGLLRPEVTDRAAFLRELAEAARQITDTELKVLLDDGGWRERTTAAWFVAVTGRSQFRDKLGDLLLASEGPRAGRAYCLALTCLGTEADAAHLIAYLDRYLLRPDLNYDQPEALGALLCLDKALGTGHTTRFVEPGGLWWQYCGALPAGAWVPSPQDAQWSISQMCALARESAHSGSFDDRNDRY
- a CDS encoding alpha/beta hydrolase, coding for MKRLLTLVICLTLLSAPAVASATPATVHTGLPRPTGRYAVGRDVLELADHHRTDPWVPEAGARQLMVSMYYPARPGTGRPASYMTRAEAQLLLERKAPDATAPPEVISGLPVHARTDARPAPGPFPLVVLSPGLTLPRATLTSLAEDLTSHGYMVALVDHTYESSGTTFPDGRTLTCAICDQPPEGGPAAIAVSRARDISFVLDQVTGHHAGWRYAKLIDPDRIGMAGHSIGGAASATAMAADPRIRAGVNMDGTFRPAVPPTGLGGRAFLLLGTRADHAPGRDHTWDRDWPHLDGWKRWLTVAGAQHGSFTDIPILENLLGVPDSTELPAQRAVEITRTYVTAFFDLHLKSTPRPVLDDVSADNPEVAFEQPLPAPRIGYERHHGDASVAAVRSR
- a CDS encoding ABC transporter permease — translated: MTTITTPARFRDLIAAEWIKLWSLRSTRWLLGIGAVVLIGLSVHGSASTYADWPTYTPRERAGYDPMTEILDTATAALLLIGAGSVGALTIVGEYATGLIRPTLAAVPTRHRVAAAKLTLVAGVMLAFGALVVLASFAASQAILSGRQLDVSLTDPGVLRVLAADTLLAPIAALAGMGLGALLRHTAATVVAVCAVLVVVPSFFKPTVYQWANDLYATVPLYVWRNCLSQLHPRVSDALPTTSGSWAVFVLWPLIAALLTVFAVHRRDV
- a CDS encoding ATP-binding cassette domain-containing protein, which translates into the protein MIEVNRLTKRYGDVLAVKDLTFTVRPGHVTGFLGPNGAGKSTTLRMILGLNRPTSGTATVDGRPFTAVGAGLRHVGALLDANDVHGGRSAAAHLSALARTNGLPKRRVGEVLDEVGLVGVARRRVGGFSLGMRQRLGIATALLGDPPVLLFDEPVNGLDPEGVRWVRDLFRSLAAQGRTVLVSSHLMSEMEHTADRLVVIGRGELIAEETVAEFAARGTGALVSVRTPAATELAQVLTHAGASVAPDGAGALSVTGMSAARIGEVAFGHGIVLHELATRTASLEQAFMELTAGRVEYLAGERR
- a CDS encoding histidine kinase, with protein sequence MPDDPPRRLPPLAWAALTVCGFAVVLYGALGSGPEPAHQQTPAAWQQWAASLVLALPLGWVRRRPSPVLAALLTGMVVATALHARTGQIWPLVLAADVLVGLITTTASRRAGVTAAIVSLAVQEAVWQLDLWTGGGKSRALAVGMVGLTVLIALFVLLAWITGTTIRQRREHAAVLHTHAAAEAATAERLRIARELHDMVAHSIGVIAFQSGAARRVIDTRPDDAKTALTAIETTSRDTLKELRHVLGALRDTRPTGLSDGDRLTEMAAAAAVHVDVRWRGRRRPLPANLEESAFRIIQESVTNVARHADTDRCQVLIDYSDGELRIEILDEGTGTTAGETGYGIPGMRERVALLGGHFSAGPRAEGGFRVTARLPLPREAG
- a CDS encoding response regulator transcription factor, whose translation is MTIRVVLADDQPLIRAGLCMVITDAPDIEVVGEAGSGTEAVRLTRELRPDVVVMDIRMPGMNGIEATRMITTESRVVILTTFDDDDNVYAALRAGASGFLVKDMALDDILTAVRVVAAGNALIAPAVTRRLIEEFAARPRPASPPRKLDAVTEREHQVLVLVARGLSNHEIATHLHISHGTAKAHVANLLTKLAARDRVQLVITAYEAGLMTSTP